The Opitutales bacterium ASA1 genome window below encodes:
- a CDS encoding N,N'-diacetylchitobiose phosphorylase yields the protein MVDLMQYGHFDDVAREYVITRPDTPRPWSNYLGSTEYGAIVTNHAGGYSFYKSGATGRFLRMRFNSIPLDQPGRLFYLRDKESKDFWSAAWQPVGKPLDEYQSTCRHGTAYTIIESRYAGIATESTYFVPLSQTFEYWRLRVTNTTDRRRRLSVFTYCEFANLWTTSQDLVNLQYSQFINKATLERGILGVTGNPNYDFDGKDLTGCNRTWMALTGAPLAGVESTRERFLGTYGGYAAPEVVVHGRCSGFLGEGDNIVGGLQADLVLKPGETRELIVLLGLGTVKSHGRKTVAKFADPVRCEAEFAKLKAAWHAPLENLQVETPDADFDHMVNVWNSYNALITYAWSRSASLVYNGERDGLGFRDTVQDILGATALLKEGVKDRLELMLTGQLANGGAIPVIKPFLHRPGHEAPPPDEEYRSDDCLWFFNAVPAYVAETGDVAFYEKVLPYADHGEASVFKHLRRALEFNLERTGRNGLPCGLSADWNDCIKLGYHGESVFVAFQVRLGLGVYAEIAERLGKPDEAAWAFAERDRLDAAIQKVCWDGKWFIWAIGQDGTVYGTKNFKEGQVYMNTQVWAVISGAATRDQAKQALLSMKQKCATPYGITLCAPPFVKADPEIMKATLFNTGIKENAGIFSHTQSWAVIAEAMRGNGDQAYAYYQAFMPSAYNRRAEVRQVEPYVHCQTTYSKFNVNEGASRVPWLSGTASWSCYSATHWILGIRPEIDGLRIDPCIPKAWKGFKMTRVFRGRKLDIEVRNPKGRCKGVASLFVDGVPVPGDLVPLENLGDGSRIVAVLG from the coding sequence ATGGTCGACCTCATGCAATACGGTCACTTCGACGACGTCGCGCGCGAGTACGTCATCACCCGCCCCGACACGCCCCGCCCCTGGTCCAACTACCTCGGCTCCACCGAATACGGCGCCATCGTCACCAACCACGCCGGCGGCTATTCGTTCTACAAGAGCGGCGCCACCGGTCGCTTCCTGCGGATGCGCTTCAACAGCATCCCCCTCGACCAGCCCGGCCGCCTCTTCTACCTGCGCGACAAGGAATCGAAGGACTTCTGGTCCGCCGCTTGGCAACCCGTCGGCAAGCCGCTCGACGAGTATCAATCCACCTGCCGCCACGGCACCGCCTACACGATCATCGAGAGCCGCTACGCCGGCATCGCGACCGAGAGCACCTACTTCGTCCCGCTGTCTCAGACTTTTGAATACTGGCGTCTGCGCGTGACGAACACCACCGACCGCCGCCGCCGGCTCTCGGTCTTCACCTACTGCGAGTTCGCCAACCTCTGGACCACGTCGCAGGACCTCGTGAACCTGCAGTACTCGCAGTTCATCAACAAGGCCACGCTCGAGCGCGGCATCCTCGGCGTGACGGGCAATCCCAACTACGATTTCGACGGCAAGGACCTCACCGGTTGCAACCGCACCTGGATGGCCCTGACCGGCGCGCCGCTCGCCGGCGTCGAATCCACCCGCGAGCGTTTCCTCGGCACCTACGGCGGCTACGCCGCGCCCGAGGTCGTCGTGCACGGACGTTGCAGCGGCTTTCTCGGAGAAGGCGACAACATCGTCGGCGGTCTCCAAGCCGACCTCGTGTTGAAGCCCGGCGAGACGCGCGAGCTGATCGTCCTGCTCGGCCTCGGCACGGTGAAGTCGCACGGCCGCAAGACGGTCGCGAAGTTCGCCGACCCCGTGCGCTGCGAAGCGGAGTTCGCGAAACTCAAAGCCGCTTGGCACGCGCCGCTCGAGAATCTCCAAGTCGAGACTCCCGACGCGGACTTCGACCACATGGTCAACGTCTGGAACTCCTACAACGCACTCATCACCTACGCGTGGTCGCGCTCCGCCTCGCTCGTCTACAACGGCGAGCGCGACGGCCTCGGCTTCCGCGACACGGTACAGGACATCCTCGGTGCCACCGCGCTCTTGAAGGAAGGCGTCAAGGATCGCCTCGAGCTGATGCTCACCGGCCAGCTCGCCAACGGCGGTGCCATCCCCGTGATCAAGCCTTTCCTCCATCGGCCCGGCCACGAAGCCCCGCCGCCCGACGAGGAGTACCGCTCCGACGACTGCCTGTGGTTCTTCAACGCCGTGCCCGCCTACGTGGCCGAGACAGGCGACGTCGCCTTCTACGAGAAGGTGCTGCCGTACGCGGACCACGGCGAGGCGAGCGTATTCAAACACTTGAGACGCGCCCTCGAATTCAACCTCGAGCGCACCGGTCGCAACGGCCTGCCGTGCGGTCTCTCCGCCGATTGGAACGACTGTATCAAGCTCGGTTACCACGGCGAGAGCGTGTTCGTCGCCTTCCAGGTCCGCCTCGGCCTCGGCGTCTACGCCGAGATCGCCGAACGCCTCGGCAAGCCCGACGAAGCCGCTTGGGCCTTCGCCGAACGCGACCGACTCGACGCCGCCATCCAGAAGGTCTGCTGGGACGGTAAGTGGTTCATCTGGGCCATCGGCCAAGACGGCACGGTCTACGGCACGAAGAACTTCAAGGAAGGCCAAGTCTACATGAACACGCAGGTGTGGGCCGTCATCTCCGGTGCCGCCACGCGTGATCAGGCGAAACAGGCCCTCCTCTCCATGAAACAGAAGTGCGCTACTCCCTACGGCATCACGCTCTGCGCGCCCCCCTTCGTGAAGGCCGATCCCGAGATCATGAAGGCCACGCTCTTCAACACGGGCATCAAGGAAAATGCCGGCATCTTCTCCCACACGCAGAGTTGGGCAGTGATCGCGGAAGCCATGCGGGGCAACGGCGATCAGGCCTACGCGTACTACCAGGCGTTCATGCCCTCCGCCTACAACCGCCGCGCCGAGGTCCGCCAGGTGGAGCCCTACGTCCATTGCCAGACGACGTATTCGAAATTCAACGTCAACGAGGGCGCCTCTCGCGTCCCGTGGCTCTCGGGCACCGCTTCGTGGAGTTGTTACTCCGCCACGCACTGGATCCTCGGTATCCGCCCAGAGATCGACGGCCTGCGCATCGATCCGTGCATCCCGAAAGCGTGGAAGGGCTTCAAGATGACGCGCGTGTTCCGTGGACGGAAGCTCGACATCGAGGTCCGCAATCCCAAGGGGCGCTGCAAGGGCGTCGCTTCCCTCTTCGTCGACGGCGTTCCGGTCCCGGGCGACCTCGTCCCCTTGGAAAACCTCGGCGACGGCTCCAGAATCGTCGCCGTCCTCGGCTGA
- a CDS encoding MFS transporter: protein MDRTTRAALRSFPRAMWIIAAGNFIHRFGGFVIPMLALYLTKLGQSEGRIGLVLGAYGVGKLVSAVAGGSATDAFGHRAVIAASMFSSAVVMLVMSQLESFAALFAATAVLGFCSELFRPATSALIAELASPENRITAFALNRLAINAGFAFGPALAGLLAERSFFWIFAGNAAAAVAYGVIVCVSLPARIGAPGAVPTPDASDATGRAEGWGAVLRDRRLLLFLVAILPVAMIYMQPSGSLALYVHDIGISAADYGLLLSFNGVLIVVGELSLTGVTRRMRSDVVLVVGYLLLGGGFAASGLCSGFWTLGITVFVWTLGEMVSAPAQGAVLANQAPDHLRGRYMGAYSLMWSIAAIAGPSLGTYAYAHGRWPLWWGSLAAGVASAALVWAALRRGNAR, encoded by the coding sequence ATGGACCGCACCACACGCGCCGCTCTCCGCTCGTTCCCGCGCGCGATGTGGATCATCGCGGCGGGGAACTTCATTCATCGGTTCGGCGGGTTCGTGATTCCGATGCTCGCGCTCTACCTCACGAAGCTCGGGCAGAGCGAGGGACGAATCGGTCTCGTGCTGGGGGCTTACGGCGTGGGCAAACTCGTCTCGGCGGTGGCGGGTGGCTCGGCGACGGACGCGTTCGGGCATCGGGCGGTCATCGCGGCATCGATGTTTTCGTCGGCGGTGGTGATGCTCGTGATGTCGCAACTGGAGAGCTTTGCGGCGTTGTTCGCGGCGACGGCGGTGTTGGGGTTCTGCTCGGAGTTGTTCCGACCGGCGACGAGTGCGCTCATCGCTGAGTTGGCGTCGCCGGAGAACCGGATCACGGCGTTCGCGCTCAACCGGCTGGCGATCAACGCGGGCTTCGCGTTCGGACCGGCGCTGGCGGGGTTGTTGGCGGAGCGGTCGTTCTTCTGGATCTTCGCGGGGAACGCGGCGGCGGCGGTCGCGTACGGGGTGATCGTGTGCGTGTCGCTGCCGGCGCGGATCGGTGCGCCGGGGGCGGTGCCGACGCCGGACGCATCGGATGCGACGGGGCGGGCGGAGGGTTGGGGCGCGGTGCTGCGCGATCGGCGGCTGCTGTTGTTTCTCGTCGCGATTCTGCCGGTGGCGATGATCTACATGCAGCCGTCGGGGAGTCTGGCGCTGTACGTGCACGACATCGGCATCTCGGCGGCGGACTACGGGTTGCTGTTGTCGTTCAACGGCGTGCTCATCGTGGTCGGGGAGCTTTCGCTCACGGGCGTGACGCGGCGGATGCGTTCGGACGTGGTTCTGGTGGTGGGCTATCTGTTGCTCGGTGGAGGGTTCGCGGCGAGCGGGTTGTGCAGTGGCTTTTGGACGTTGGGCATCACGGTGTTCGTGTGGACCTTAGGGGAGATGGTGTCCGCACCGGCGCAAGGTGCGGTGTTGGCGAACCAAGCTCCCGACCATCTGCGCGGTCGCTACATGGGGGCGTACAGTCTGATGTGGTCGATCGCGGCGATCGCGGGACCGTCGTTGGGGACGTACGCGTATGCCCACGGGCGCTGGCCGTTGTGGTGGGGAAGTCTCGCGGCGGGTGTCGCGAGTGCGGCGCTGGTGTGGGCGGCGTTGCGGCGCGGGAACGCGCGGTAG
- a CDS encoding methyl-accepting chemotaxis protein, with the protein MKNLSIGKKIGLGFAAVLAISLGVGAVSYWKMKESSQQSDDLVEQFVPKSVVAAEILEGINEAMLAARSFALSGDAAYDATSRAALAKVEQSMKEGVDLSLRSTRIAKLKKFLDDAQIPFTEYRRLVDATGVINADVARLRDTAGNAAATATDSFTALLQAQFAALDAEIQSGADAASLDERKQKIADVTEVIAHFGGIRVANYQSQLTRDPAPILATADDFIAIADHIAHMRPLMRNPADIASLDQAEKAVATYKTSLDTLVAKMQESNTVNVTRNNAAQALVAAVNALQIDAEEALERVSSENSTALQAGSAFVSAGVVVALAVGIVIALVITRLITRPLLEAVGVIETVAKRDLTPRMVVRSNDEIGRIATAINTMVGELEANMRTVTHNSEALSAASQELSAVSTQVSSNSEETAAQAGSVAGAATQVSGNVATVATASEEMTASIREIATQAADAARVASEATTLAADTNSTIVKLGDSSREIGNVIKLITSIAEQTNLLALNATIEAARAGEAGKGFAVVASEVKELAKQTANATDEIRTRIEGIQRDTGTAVDAIGKINTVIERISQIQAVIASSVEEQAATMNEISGNSAEASRGAAEIAQNIGSVSEAARSSTEAAANTSLSAEQLAQLATALHEVVAQFRLSENGADSSMETTSGDSTAPARAFKPTPGGIKPKRAPAPRAKVA; encoded by the coding sequence ATGAAAAACCTGTCCATCGGCAAGAAAATCGGGCTCGGCTTCGCAGCGGTGCTCGCCATCTCACTCGGCGTCGGCGCCGTCAGCTACTGGAAGATGAAGGAATCGTCCCAGCAATCGGACGATCTCGTCGAACAGTTCGTTCCCAAGAGCGTCGTCGCCGCCGAGATCCTCGAAGGCATCAACGAGGCCATGCTCGCTGCCCGCAGCTTCGCTCTCTCCGGCGACGCCGCCTACGACGCCACCAGCCGTGCCGCACTCGCAAAGGTCGAGCAAAGCATGAAAGAGGGTGTCGACCTCTCCCTGCGCAGCACGCGCATCGCGAAACTGAAGAAGTTTCTCGACGACGCCCAAATCCCCTTCACCGAGTACCGCCGCTTGGTCGACGCGACGGGCGTGATCAATGCCGACGTCGCCCGCCTCCGCGACACCGCTGGTAACGCCGCTGCGACAGCCACAGACAGCTTCACTGCCCTCCTTCAGGCACAGTTCGCCGCGCTCGATGCCGAAATTCAGTCTGGTGCCGACGCCGCCAGTCTCGACGAACGGAAACAAAAGATCGCCGACGTGACGGAAGTCATCGCCCACTTCGGTGGGATCCGCGTCGCCAACTACCAATCACAACTCACCCGCGACCCTGCACCCATCCTCGCCACCGCGGACGACTTCATCGCCATCGCCGACCACATCGCGCACATGCGCCCATTGATGCGCAACCCGGCCGACATCGCCTCCCTCGATCAGGCCGAGAAGGCGGTCGCCACCTACAAGACCTCCCTCGACACCCTCGTCGCCAAGATGCAGGAATCGAACACCGTCAACGTCACCCGCAACAATGCCGCGCAGGCACTCGTCGCCGCCGTGAACGCACTCCAGATCGACGCCGAAGAAGCGTTGGAACGCGTCTCCTCCGAGAACTCCACCGCCTTGCAGGCCGGCTCGGCCTTCGTCTCCGCCGGAGTCGTCGTCGCCCTCGCCGTCGGCATCGTCATCGCCCTCGTCATCACCCGTCTCATCACCCGACCACTCCTCGAAGCCGTCGGCGTGATCGAAACCGTCGCCAAGCGCGACCTCACACCGCGCATGGTCGTCCGCTCCAACGACGAGATCGGCCGCATCGCCACCGCCATCAACACGATGGTCGGCGAACTCGAGGCCAACATGCGCACGGTCACGCACAATTCCGAGGCCCTCTCCGCCGCCTCCCAAGAGCTCAGCGCCGTCAGCACGCAGGTCAGTTCCAACTCCGAGGAAACCGCCGCTCAAGCCGGCAGCGTCGCAGGTGCCGCCACCCAAGTGAGCGGCAATGTCGCCACCGTCGCCACCGCCTCCGAGGAGATGACCGCTTCGATCCGCGAGATCGCGACGCAGGCGGCCGACGCCGCTCGCGTCGCCTCCGAAGCCACCACGCTCGCCGCCGACACCAACTCCACGATCGTCAAACTCGGCGACTCGAGCCGCGAGATCGGCAACGTGATCAAACTCATCACCTCCATTGCCGAGCAGACGAATCTCCTCGCCCTCAACGCCACGATCGAAGCCGCCCGCGCCGGAGAAGCCGGCAAGGGCTTCGCCGTCGTCGCTTCCGAGGTGAAGGAACTCGCCAAGCAGACCGCCAACGCCACCGACGAGATCCGTACGCGCATCGAAGGCATTCAACGCGACACCGGCACCGCCGTGGACGCGATCGGCAAGATCAACACGGTGATCGAGCGCATCAGCCAGATCCAAGCCGTCATCGCCTCCTCGGTCGAAGAACAGGCCGCCACGATGAACGAGATCTCGGGCAACTCCGCCGAAGCCTCGCGCGGTGCCGCCGAGATCGCGCAAAACATCGGCAGCGTCTCCGAAGCGGCTCGCAGCTCCACCGAGGCCGCCGCCAACACCTCCCTCTCCGCCGAGCAACTCGCTCAGCTCGCGACCGCCCTGCACGAAGTCGTCGCCCAATTCCGCCTCAGCGAGAACGGTGCCGACTCGTCCATGGAAACCACCTCCGGCGACTCGACCGCGCCCGCCCGCGCCTTCAAGCCCACCCCCGGCGGCATCAAGCCCAAGCGCGCACCGGCCCCGCGCGCAAAGGTCGCCTGA
- a CDS encoding Gfo/Idh/MocA family oxidoreductase produces the protein MTPAPFRFVLVGSGGISRAYAQSIARLAPAADLAAVVSRSGRRPGGVSDDVPVFPDVASVAVPFDGVALATPNGAHREGALAAAALGKHVVCEKVLAATRADMDAMIDACAAAGVTLAVTYQRRASPDNVALKRLLESGRLGRVFGVDMEVKFYRDAGYYGSAAYRGTRAMDGGGAYMQQAAHNADLLCWYFGMPDRVVSMLARRVHSIEVEDHGAALLHYPDGMIATFTASTVCRPGLATRLSLHAEAGTLVLENDRIVLWRVEGIENPTDPNYAVHDGATSATVSDTAGHEAILRDFIEAARTGREPLASGRAARDATELILRIYENDLLGEVFGGS, from the coding sequence ATGACGCCCGCCCCCTTTCGATTCGTGCTCGTCGGTTCCGGAGGAATCAGCCGCGCTTACGCCCAATCGATCGCTCGCCTCGCTCCGGCCGCGGATCTCGCCGCCGTGGTCTCCCGCAGCGGTCGCCGGCCCGGAGGAGTTTCGGACGACGTCCCCGTGTTTCCCGATGTCGCGAGTGTCGCCGTGCCGTTCGACGGCGTCGCCCTCGCCACCCCCAACGGTGCCCACCGCGAAGGAGCCCTCGCCGCCGCCGCACTCGGCAAGCACGTGGTCTGCGAAAAGGTACTCGCCGCCACTCGTGCCGACATGGACGCGATGATCGACGCCTGCGCTGCCGCCGGCGTCACGCTCGCGGTGACCTACCAACGCCGTGCCAGCCCCGACAACGTCGCGCTCAAACGCCTGCTCGAGTCTGGACGCCTCGGCCGCGTGTTCGGCGTCGACATGGAGGTGAAGTTCTACCGCGACGCCGGATACTACGGCTCGGCCGCCTACCGCGGCACGCGTGCGATGGACGGAGGCGGTGCCTACATGCAACAAGCCGCGCACAACGCCGACCTGCTCTGCTGGTACTTCGGCATGCCCGATCGCGTCGTCAGCATGCTCGCACGCCGCGTCCACTCGATCGAGGTCGAAGACCACGGTGCCGCCCTCCTCCACTACCCCGACGGCATGATCGCGACGTTCACCGCCTCGACCGTGTGCCGCCCCGGTCTCGCCACGCGCCTCTCGCTCCACGCCGAAGCCGGCACACTGGTGCTCGAGAACGATCGCATCGTGCTCTGGCGCGTCGAAGGCATCGAAAACCCCACCGACCCGAACTACGCCGTGCACGACGGCGCCACGAGCGCGACCGTCTCCGACACCGCCGGCCACGAGGCCATCTTGCGCGACTTCATCGAAGCCGCCCGCACCGGCCGCGAACCGCTCGCCTCGGGCCGCGCCGCGCGCGACGCCACCGAGCTGATCCTTCGCATCTACGAAAACGATCTCTTGGGCGAAGTCTTCGGCGGTTCCTGA